A single genomic interval of Stenotrophomonas sp. ZAC14D1_NAIMI4_1 harbors:
- a CDS encoding DsbA family protein, translating into MPTLRWYFDFVSPYSYLHWQKVKQLPQFAAIQPVPIAFGAVLHHLGNLGPAEIPAKRRFIYRQLLWTAQAEGTPLRFPPAHPFNPLAALRLCLAAGASPQAVDVLFDWIWREGNAGDSAEMLRIPAARLGISDVQAACAEPAVKEQLRRNTEAAIDGGIFGVPTLSIDGELFWGNDAHPMMAAVLADPSLLQRPDWQAVITLPVAAQRSR; encoded by the coding sequence ATGCCGACCCTGCGCTGGTATTTCGATTTCGTCTCGCCCTATTCCTACCTGCACTGGCAGAAGGTCAAGCAGTTGCCGCAGTTCGCGGCCATCCAGCCGGTGCCCATCGCCTTCGGTGCGGTGCTGCACCACCTGGGCAACCTGGGCCCGGCCGAGATTCCGGCCAAGCGCCGTTTCATCTACCGGCAGCTGCTGTGGACCGCACAGGCCGAAGGCACGCCGCTGCGCTTCCCGCCCGCCCATCCGTTCAACCCGCTGGCCGCGCTGCGCCTGTGCCTGGCCGCCGGTGCCAGCCCCCAGGCGGTGGACGTGCTGTTCGACTGGATCTGGCGCGAGGGCAACGCCGGTGACAGTGCCGAGATGCTGCGCATTCCGGCGGCGCGGCTGGGCATCAGCGACGTGCAGGCGGCCTGCGCCGAGCCTGCGGTGAAGGAGCAGCTGCGCCGCAATACCGAAGCGGCCATCGACGGTGGCATTTTCGGCGTACCGACCCTGTCCATCGATGGGGAACTGTTCTGGGGCAACGATGCCCACCCGATGATGGCCGCCGTGCTGGCCGACCCCAGCCTGCTGCAGCGCCCGGACTGGCAGGCCGTGATAACGCTTCCAGTGGCGGCGCAGCGCAGTCGCTGA
- a CDS encoding DegV family protein — MRIGIVVDSACDLPQDFIAEHNIVLLPITVRIGEAVLADHRDEQATLSFLHAHVAEHGAEAETIPFSVNQIRDLFLQQLVIDYDHVFCMTITKTRSPIHDNALQASFAILNDYKPVRQAAGYNSPFALRVLDTQNLFAAQAVTAVEAVRLRDSGASVQQIRERLEELSGNVHGYMVTRDLYYMRARARHKGDRSVGLLSAALGSALDIKPVLHGYRGETGPVAKIKGFDNAVQKLFGVVSQRVRSGLMTPAVCVSYGGELEELRALPGYAQMKEVCASHAVAVYESVMSLTGMVNVGKGAVTVGFADGPHRFE; from the coding sequence ATGCGCATCGGAATCGTCGTCGATTCGGCCTGCGACCTGCCGCAGGATTTCATTGCCGAGCACAACATCGTGCTGCTGCCGATCACCGTGCGGATCGGCGAAGCGGTCCTGGCCGACCACCGTGACGAGCAGGCCACCCTCAGCTTCCTGCACGCCCACGTGGCCGAGCATGGCGCCGAAGCCGAAACCATCCCCTTCAGCGTCAACCAGATCCGCGATCTGTTCCTGCAGCAGCTGGTGATCGATTACGACCACGTGTTCTGCATGACCATCACCAAGACGCGCAGTCCGATCCACGACAACGCGCTGCAGGCCAGCTTCGCCATCCTCAACGACTACAAGCCGGTGCGCCAGGCGGCGGGCTACAACTCGCCGTTCGCGCTGCGCGTGCTGGATACCCAGAACCTGTTCGCCGCGCAGGCGGTGACCGCGGTGGAAGCGGTGCGCCTGCGCGACAGTGGCGCCAGCGTGCAGCAGATCCGCGAGCGGCTGGAAGAACTGTCCGGCAACGTGCACGGCTACATGGTCACCCGCGACCTGTACTACATGCGCGCCCGCGCCCGCCACAAGGGCGACCGCAGCGTCGGCCTGCTCAGCGCGGCGCTGGGCAGTGCGCTGGACATCAAGCCGGTGCTGCATGGCTACCGTGGCGAAACCGGCCCGGTGGCCAAGATCAAGGGCTTCGACAACGCCGTGCAGAAGCTGTTCGGCGTGGTCAGCCAGCGCGTGCGCAGCGGCCTGATGACCCCCGCCGTCTGCGTCAGCTACGGCGGCGAGCTGGAGGAACTGCGGGCCCTGCCCGGCTATGCGCAGATGAAGGAGGTCTGCGCCAGCCACGCGGTGGCCGTGTACGAATCGGTGATGAGCCTGACCGGCATGGTCAACGTCGGCAAGGGCGCGGTGACGGTGGGCTTTGCCGACGGGCCGCATCGCTTCGAATAA
- a CDS encoding efflux transporter outer membrane subunit → MSTRRAMKTLASAALCLAVAACTMGPDFVRPQAGLPAQWQGEAVTTTPLDDDAAWWAGFHDPLLGQLAGQVLQSNLDLQLAANRVQQSRAARGISAADRLPSVAASASGVRARNSEVGLSDPSGNAGREDFGLFQAGIGLSWELDLWGRVRRQVEAADARVQMAEEDAHAVRIALLAETARSYLQLRATAQLLAITEDNLRIAADIQRLTEARQRQGVASTLQVSSAAAQVAALQARIAPLRHRQSQLRNALAFLLARPPQAVDAQLQDVRADWPVLPPVAVGLPSELAERRPDIRRAEAALHAATANIGVAKASFLPRITLNGDAGFQAKQLDDLDGWDAHRFSIGPSISLPIFQGGRLKANLALSRLQQQQSALQFQRTVLQAWHEVDDAIDGYAAEQQRSTQLQVAVAQSETALGAARRQYQAGVVDMLDVLSTQRIALDNQAALANSQATAAIARVELYRALGGGWQ, encoded by the coding sequence ATGAGCACGCGTCGCGCAATGAAGACGCTTGCCAGTGCTGCGCTGTGCCTGGCCGTGGCGGCGTGCACGATGGGGCCGGACTTCGTGCGGCCGCAGGCCGGGCTGCCGGCGCAGTGGCAGGGCGAGGCCGTGACCACCACGCCTCTCGACGACGATGCAGCCTGGTGGGCCGGTTTCCATGATCCGCTGCTGGGCCAGCTTGCCGGGCAGGTGCTGCAGTCCAACCTGGACCTGCAGCTGGCCGCCAACCGGGTGCAGCAGAGCCGCGCGGCGCGTGGCATCAGCGCGGCCGACCGGCTGCCCTCGGTGGCGGCCAGCGCCAGCGGTGTGCGCGCACGCAACAGCGAGGTCGGCCTGAGCGATCCCTCCGGCAATGCGGGCCGCGAGGACTTCGGCCTGTTCCAGGCCGGCATCGGCCTGAGCTGGGAGCTGGACCTGTGGGGCCGCGTGCGCCGCCAGGTGGAAGCGGCCGACGCCCGCGTGCAGATGGCCGAGGAGGACGCGCATGCGGTGCGCATTGCGCTGCTGGCCGAAACCGCGCGCTCCTACCTGCAGCTGCGTGCGACCGCGCAGCTGCTGGCGATCACCGAGGACAACCTGCGCATCGCCGCCGACATCCAGCGCCTGACCGAGGCGCGCCAGCGCCAGGGTGTGGCCAGCACGCTGCAGGTCTCGAGCGCCGCGGCGCAGGTGGCCGCGCTGCAGGCACGCATCGCCCCGCTGCGGCACCGCCAGTCGCAGCTGCGCAATGCACTGGCCTTCCTGCTGGCCAGGCCACCGCAGGCAGTGGATGCGCAGCTGCAGGACGTGCGTGCCGATTGGCCGGTGCTGCCGCCGGTGGCGGTGGGGCTGCCCAGTGAACTGGCCGAACGCCGACCGGACATCCGCCGCGCCGAAGCGGCGTTGCATGCGGCCACCGCGAACATCGGCGTGGCCAAGGCCAGCTTCCTGCCGCGCATCACCTTGAATGGCGATGCGGGATTCCAGGCAAAGCAGCTGGATGACCTGGACGGCTGGGATGCACACCGTTTCAGCATCGGGCCGTCGATCAGCCTGCCGATCTTCCAGGGCGGGCGCCTGAAGGCCAATCTGGCGTTGAGCCGGCTGCAACAGCAGCAGTCGGCGCTGCAGTTCCAGCGCACGGTGCTGCAGGCCTGGCATGAAGTGGACGATGCCATCGACGGCTACGCGGCCGAGCAGCAGCGCAGCACGCAGCTGCAGGTGGCCGTTGCGCAGAGCGAAACCGCCCTGGGCGCGGCGCGCCGGCAATACCAGGCCGGCGTGGTGGACATGCTGGATGTGCTGAGTACCCAGCGCATCGCGCTGGACAACCAGGCCGCGCTGGCCAACAGCCAGGCCACGGCCGCCATCGCCCGGGTGGAGCTGTACCGCGCGCTGGGCGGTGGCTGGCAATGA
- a CDS encoding HlyD family secretion protein, protein MSLNKTTLNTGLALGVLALAIGGWLLLRDGRYQRTDNAYVNADFTVVAPKVAGFVSSVEVQDNQKVKAGDVLARIDDRDYQVALQAARADLANARAQLANAQAALAQQGSLIEQARASVDVSRSELTLASADQQRYRELARDGAGTVQNAQQAQSKQAVANAHLQQGQAALSTARQRTGILAAGVQSAQAAVQRAEAAQARAELDLSHTELRAPIDGVVGRRAVRVGAYLTPGTAVAAVVPLQRAFVVANFQETQMTRMHAGQPVELTVDVFPGTRLHGHIDSIAPATGVTFAAVAPENATGNFTKVVQRIPVKIVLEPGQPLLDQLRAGMSVEARVDLQGGEGA, encoded by the coding sequence ATGAGCCTCAACAAGACAACCCTCAATACCGGCCTTGCGCTGGGCGTGCTGGCGCTGGCCATCGGCGGCTGGCTGCTGCTGCGCGACGGTCGCTACCAGCGCACCGACAACGCCTACGTCAATGCTGATTTCACCGTGGTCGCACCGAAGGTGGCCGGCTTCGTCAGCAGCGTCGAGGTGCAGGACAACCAGAAAGTAAAAGCAGGTGATGTGCTGGCCCGCATCGATGACCGCGACTACCAGGTGGCACTGCAGGCGGCGCGCGCCGACCTGGCCAATGCGCGCGCGCAGCTGGCCAATGCGCAGGCCGCGCTGGCACAGCAGGGCTCGCTGATCGAACAGGCCCGCGCCAGCGTCGATGTCAGCCGTTCCGAGCTGACCCTGGCCAGCGCCGACCAGCAGCGCTACCGCGAACTCGCCCGCGATGGCGCCGGTACGGTGCAGAACGCGCAGCAGGCGCAGTCGAAGCAGGCCGTGGCCAATGCGCACCTGCAGCAGGGGCAGGCGGCGCTGAGCACCGCGCGCCAGCGCACCGGCATCCTCGCTGCCGGCGTGCAGTCGGCGCAGGCCGCCGTGCAGCGCGCCGAAGCGGCGCAGGCGCGGGCGGAACTGGATCTTTCGCACACCGAACTGCGCGCACCCATCGACGGGGTGGTCGGCCGCCGCGCGGTACGCGTCGGTGCCTACCTGACGCCGGGCACGGCGGTGGCGGCCGTGGTGCCGCTGCAGCGCGCCTTCGTGGTCGCCAATTTCCAGGAAACGCAGATGACCCGCATGCACGCCGGCCAGCCGGTGGAGCTGACGGTGGACGTGTTCCCCGGCACGCGCCTGCACGGCCACATCGACAGCATCGCCCCGGCCACGGGCGTGACCTTCGCCGCCGTCGCGCCGGAAAACGCCACCGGCAACTTCACCAAGGTGGTGCAGCGCATTCCGGTGAAGATCGTGCTGGAACCGGGCCAGCCGCTGCTGGACCAGTTGCGCGCCGGCATGTCGGTGGAAGCGCGCGTGGACCTGCAGGGCGGGGAGGGCGCATGA
- a CDS encoding MFS transporter, which translates to MSAVALPRAPAAPSAPTFDRRIVVGLCGVLLVVLVSGFNENITKVALADIRGAMGFSVDDGSWIISVYSAMSVSAMAFAPWCAVTFSLRRFALVMIAAFMLLGVLCPLAPDLPTFLLLRALQGLAGGALPPLLMSVALRFLPPGIKLYGLAGYALTATFGPSMGTPLAALWVEHAGWQFAFWQIVPFCVAGMAMVGWGLPQDPLRLERFAQFNGVGLALGLPALVMLVLGLTQGARLNWFDSPLITVLLGGGSGLLVLFLINEWFHPLPFFKLQLLAHRNLSYALVTCVGVLFVLLAVISIPSGYLASVQGYRPLQTAPMLLWVALPQVIALPLVATLMNQRAVDCRWVQAAGLLLLAAACFLGAHLDVQWNRDNFLWVQLLQVVAQPMAVLPLLLLATTGLAPQDGPFASAWFNTVKGFSAVFAGGVLDAVGQSRRHLHSTALVDHLGNQPWLPASTDLPARLHAQVQALTSADLYWLVALVALGCLPLLPWATRVHPPRAVA; encoded by the coding sequence ATGAGCGCGGTCGCCTTGCCCCGGGCACCCGCCGCGCCCTCTGCCCCCACCTTCGACCGCCGCATCGTGGTGGGCCTGTGCGGCGTGCTGCTGGTGGTGCTGGTGTCGGGTTTCAACGAGAACATCACCAAGGTCGCGCTGGCCGACATCCGCGGCGCGATGGGCTTCAGCGTCGATGACGGCAGCTGGATCATCAGCGTGTACAGCGCGATGTCGGTCAGTGCGATGGCATTCGCGCCGTGGTGTGCGGTGACGTTCTCGCTGCGCCGCTTCGCCCTGGTGATGATTGCCGCCTTCATGCTGCTGGGCGTGCTGTGCCCGCTGGCACCGGACCTGCCCACCTTCCTGCTGCTGCGCGCGCTGCAGGGCCTGGCCGGTGGCGCGCTGCCGCCGCTGCTGATGAGCGTGGCGCTGCGCTTCCTGCCACCGGGCATCAAGCTGTACGGCCTGGCCGGCTATGCACTGACCGCCACCTTCGGGCCAAGCATGGGCACGCCGCTGGCCGCGCTGTGGGTCGAGCACGCGGGCTGGCAGTTCGCGTTCTGGCAGATCGTACCGTTCTGCGTGGCTGGCATGGCGATGGTCGGCTGGGGCCTGCCGCAGGACCCACTGCGGCTGGAGCGCTTTGCCCAGTTCAACGGCGTGGGCCTGGCCCTGGGGCTGCCCGCGCTGGTCATGCTGGTGCTGGGCCTGACCCAGGGCGCGCGCCTGAACTGGTTCGATTCGCCGTTGATCACGGTGCTGCTGGGCGGCGGCAGCGGCCTGCTGGTGCTGTTCCTCATCAACGAATGGTTCCACCCGCTGCCGTTCTTCAAGCTGCAGCTGCTGGCCCATCGCAACCTCAGCTACGCGCTGGTGACCTGCGTGGGCGTGCTGTTCGTGCTGCTGGCCGTCATTTCCATTCCCTCCGGCTACCTGGCCAGCGTGCAGGGTTACCGCCCGCTGCAGACCGCGCCGATGCTGCTGTGGGTGGCGCTGCCGCAGGTCATTGCGCTGCCGCTGGTGGCCACCCTGATGAACCAGCGTGCGGTGGATTGCCGCTGGGTACAGGCGGCAGGGCTGTTGCTGCTGGCCGCGGCCTGCTTCCTCGGCGCGCACCTGGACGTGCAGTGGAACCGCGACAACTTCCTGTGGGTGCAGTTGCTGCAGGTGGTGGCACAGCCGATGGCGGTGCTGCCGTTGCTGCTGCTGGCGACCACCGGCCTGGCACCGCAGGACGGTCCGTTCGCCTCGGCCTGGTTCAACACCGTCAAGGGTTTCTCCGCGGTGTTCGCCGGCGGCGTGCTCGATGCGGTCGGGCAGTCGCGGCGCCACCTGCATTCCACCGCGCTGGTGGACCACCTGGGCAACCAGCCGTGGCTGCCGGCCAGCACCGATCTGCCCGCACGCCTGCACGCCCAGGTCCAGGCGCTGACCTCGGCCGACCTGTACTGGCTGGTGGCGCTGGTGGCCCTGGGCTGCCTGCCGCTGCTGCCGTGGGCGACCCGCGTCCATCCGCCACGTGCCGTGGCCTGA
- a CDS encoding LysR family transcriptional regulator — protein MPLPDLNLLLALDVLLDEGSVAGAARRMNLSAPAMSRTLGRIREALGDPVLVRAGRGLAPTPRALELREQVRDVIEQAHRVFHDGREVDIQTLEHTFSIRANDVFIGSYGGRLREVFRQQAPRCTLRFMPEGDTDDDAMVQGRIDLFISTAGKHAPETKVQNLFTTALLGAAREDHPLFDGDITAERFAACDHIAVSRRGIAHGPIDDELAQMGLARRVAMVIPTFHGAIFAAAASDLVLPQMPSVMLDRIAYMGLPLRMFPLPVSVRTVALVQAWHPRMDNDPAHRWLRRAIKAMCDADAV, from the coding sequence ATGCCCTTGCCTGACCTGAACCTGCTGCTCGCGCTGGATGTCCTGCTGGATGAAGGCAGCGTCGCCGGTGCGGCACGCCGGATGAACCTCAGCGCCCCGGCCATGAGCCGTACCCTCGGGCGGATCCGCGAGGCGCTGGGCGATCCGGTGCTGGTGCGGGCCGGCCGCGGGCTGGCGCCGACCCCGCGCGCGCTGGAGCTGCGCGAGCAGGTGCGTGATGTGATCGAGCAGGCGCACCGGGTGTTCCATGATGGCCGCGAAGTGGACATCCAGACCCTGGAGCACACCTTCAGCATCCGTGCCAACGATGTGTTCATCGGCAGCTACGGCGGTCGCCTGCGCGAGGTGTTCCGCCAGCAGGCGCCACGCTGCACGCTGCGCTTCATGCCTGAAGGCGATACCGACGATGATGCGATGGTGCAGGGCCGGATCGACCTGTTCATCAGCACCGCCGGCAAGCATGCACCGGAGACCAAGGTGCAGAACCTGTTCACCACGGCGCTGCTGGGCGCGGCGCGCGAGGATCATCCGTTGTTCGACGGGGACATCACCGCCGAGCGTTTCGCCGCCTGCGACCACATTGCCGTCTCGCGGCGGGGCATCGCCCATGGTCCGATCGATGATGAGCTGGCGCAGATGGGCCTGGCCCGACGGGTAGCGATGGTGATCCCCACCTTCCATGGCGCGATCTTCGCAGCGGCCGCGTCGGACCTGGTGCTGCCGCAGATGCCGAGCGTCATGCTCGATCGCATCGCTTACATGGGGCTGCCGCTGCGCATGTTCCCGCTGCCGGTATCGGTGCGCACGGTTGCCCTGGTGCAGGCCTGGCACCCGCGCATGGACAACGATCCGGCACACCGCTGGCTGCGCCGCGCGATCAAGGCGATGTGCGACGCTGACGCCGTGTAG
- a CDS encoding universal stress protein: protein MFTTLLVALDGGPQHDALLDLVTHVAGPRSRIHLLCVIDPEFALPADAGDADRREYPAAARQQAKAEGLLQDAIAQLRERGIDARPLLPAGDPGEVISTQARELGADLIVIGHRHLSRLQRLLDSSVAQWTLDHAPCPVLVETRGG, encoded by the coding sequence ATGTTCACCACCCTGCTGGTCGCCCTCGATGGCGGCCCCCAGCACGACGCCCTGCTGGACCTGGTCACCCACGTTGCCGGCCCGCGCAGCCGCATCCACCTGCTCTGCGTGATCGACCCGGAGTTTGCCCTGCCCGCCGATGCCGGCGACGCCGACCGCCGCGAATACCCCGCCGCGGCGCGCCAGCAGGCGAAGGCCGAGGGCCTGCTGCAGGACGCCATCGCACAGCTGCGCGAGCGCGGCATCGATGCCCGCCCGCTGCTGCCGGCGGGCGATCCGGGCGAAGTGATCAGCACCCAGGCGCGCGAATTGGGGGCCGACCTGATCGTGATCGGCCATCGCCACCTGTCGCGGCTGCAGCGGCTGCTCGACAGCTCGGTGGCGCAGTGGACGCTGGACCACGCGCCGTGCCCGGTGCTGGTGGAAACGCGCGGCGGCTGA
- a CDS encoding GGDEF domain-containing protein, translating into MPVVLALLYLFCHGLVVAFWPGTAGGGSFGFLTAAPLLAAAACLWRAQRDRAALGWRATALALLLWAGGMGFNMLDALSAGRANITPSVSLLLYVLYGVPLVFILARARRERWTISLIDGLMAALLGVLFFVHTQSFADRIDVDDQAMANMQHMFDIQNLCIAAFAVVRWLAGDVPERRVFFRALALYALGYLLVAFYINHYTAEQSFGAYNDLLIDMPFLLLALLALRQAPARGVVLHPRLSRLVQAGGPMILPLLLLVVGTLVVDHARPLALAGFVVATLGFSLRSTLLQIDLLERQAGLDQLARQDGLTGVANRRQFDTVLQAEWNRARRSGTELALLLVDIDHFKAFNDQHGHPAGDRCLRAVAAVLQATAGRAADSVARYGGEEFAVIVPGSSLSGVLALAERLRLAVEALSLPEGPVSISIGVAYLHPPATASADQLLADADAGLYAAKRAGRNQVTLHARVLDDESGEEGVIDC; encoded by the coding sequence ATGCCGGTAGTGCTGGCGCTGCTGTACCTGTTTTGCCACGGGTTGGTCGTGGCGTTCTGGCCTGGGACGGCCGGTGGCGGTTCGTTTGGCTTCCTGACCGCGGCCCCCTTGCTGGCCGCGGCCGCCTGCCTGTGGCGGGCGCAACGTGACCGGGCGGCGCTGGGGTGGCGTGCCACCGCGCTGGCCCTGCTGCTCTGGGCCGGCGGCATGGGCTTCAACATGCTCGATGCGCTCAGTGCCGGGCGGGCCAACATCACCCCCAGCGTGAGCCTGCTGCTGTATGTGCTGTATGGCGTGCCGCTGGTGTTCATCCTCGCCCGGGCCCGGCGCGAGCGCTGGACCATCAGCCTCATCGACGGCCTGATGGCCGCCCTGCTCGGCGTGCTGTTCTTCGTGCACACGCAGTCCTTCGCCGACCGCATCGACGTCGATGACCAGGCGATGGCCAACATGCAGCACATGTTCGACATCCAGAACCTGTGCATCGCCGCCTTCGCCGTGGTGCGCTGGCTGGCCGGCGATGTGCCGGAGCGGCGGGTGTTCTTTCGTGCGCTGGCCCTGTACGCGCTGGGCTACCTGCTGGTGGCGTTCTACATCAACCATTACACCGCCGAGCAGTCCTTCGGCGCCTATAACGACCTGCTGATCGACATGCCGTTCCTGCTGCTGGCCCTGCTTGCACTGCGCCAGGCACCGGCCCGCGGCGTGGTGCTGCACCCGCGGCTGTCGCGGCTGGTGCAGGCCGGCGGGCCGATGATCCTGCCGCTGCTGCTGCTGGTGGTCGGCACCCTGGTGGTGGACCACGCGCGGCCGCTGGCGCTGGCTGGGTTCGTAGTGGCCACGCTGGGCTTCAGCCTGCGCAGCACCCTGCTGCAGATCGATCTGCTGGAACGCCAGGCCGGGCTGGACCAGCTGGCGCGGCAGGATGGCCTGACCGGCGTTGCCAACCGGCGCCAGTTCGACACGGTGCTGCAGGCCGAGTGGAACCGCGCCCGCCGCAGCGGCACCGAGCTGGCCCTGCTGCTGGTGGATATCGACCACTTCAAGGCGTTCAACGACCAGCACGGCCACCCGGCGGGCGACCGATGCCTGCGCGCCGTGGCGGCCGTGCTGCAGGCCACCGCCGGGCGCGCGGCTGACAGCGTGGCGCGCTATGGCGGCGAGGAATTCGCGGTGATCGTGCCGGGCAGTTCGCTATCGGGCGTGCTGGCGCTGGCCGAGCGGCTGCGCCTGGCAGTGGAAGCGCTGAGCCTGCCCGAAGGCCCGGTCAGCATCAGCATCGGCGTGGCTTACCTGCACCCGCCGGCCACGGCCAGCGCCGACCAGCTGCTGGCCGACGCCGATGCCGGGCTGTACGCCGCCAAGCGTGCCGGCCGCAACCAGGTGACCCTGCACGCCCGGGTGCTGGACGATGAGAGCGGCGAAGAAGGCGTGATCGACTGCTGA
- a CDS encoding PA4780 family RIO1-like protein kinase, protein MKTPEGLRALIDDGVIDEVLRPLKSGKEAAVYVVRSGNEVRCAKVYKDMAQRSFQQRVQYQEGRKVRGSREARAVGKASKYGRKQQETAWKNTEVDALYQLRDAGVRVPEPFGYYHGVLVMELVTDADGFSAARLGEVVLEPEQARQFHQTLVRQVVRMLCCGLIHGDLSPYNVLVGPDGPVVIDFPQVVSAGGNNAARSMLLRDVNNLTAYLGRFAPELLDTWYGEEMWALFEAGNLLPDSELTGTFVHDESTIDLDSVRHAINDAREEALIRQQGREAAEEDDDR, encoded by the coding sequence GTGAAAACTCCTGAAGGACTGCGTGCGCTGATCGACGACGGCGTGATCGATGAAGTGCTCCGCCCGCTCAAGAGCGGCAAGGAAGCGGCCGTGTACGTGGTACGCAGCGGCAACGAGGTGCGCTGCGCCAAGGTCTACAAGGACATGGCCCAGCGCAGCTTCCAGCAGCGCGTGCAGTACCAGGAAGGCCGCAAGGTGCGCGGCAGCCGCGAGGCGCGTGCGGTGGGCAAGGCCAGCAAGTACGGCCGCAAGCAGCAGGAAACGGCCTGGAAGAACACCGAGGTGGACGCGCTGTACCAGCTGCGCGATGCCGGCGTGCGCGTGCCCGAGCCGTTCGGCTACTACCACGGCGTGCTGGTGATGGAGCTGGTCACCGATGCCGACGGTTTCTCTGCCGCCCGCCTGGGCGAGGTGGTGCTGGAGCCGGAACAGGCCCGCCAGTTCCACCAGACCCTGGTCCGCCAGGTGGTGCGCATGCTGTGCTGCGGCCTGATCCATGGCGACCTGTCGCCGTACAACGTGCTGGTCGGTCCCGATGGCCCGGTGGTGATCGATTTCCCGCAGGTGGTCAGTGCCGGCGGCAACAATGCCGCGCGCAGCATGCTGCTGCGGGACGTCAACAACCTCACCGCCTACCTGGGCCGTTTCGCCCCCGAACTGCTGGACACCTGGTATGGCGAGGAAATGTGGGCGCTGTTCGAGGCGGGCAACCTGCTGCCGGACAGCGAGCTGACCGGCACCTTCGTGCACGATGAATCCACCATCGACCTGGACAGCGTGCGCCACGCCATCAACGATGCGCGCGAAGAAGCCCTGATCCGCCAGCAGGGCCGTGAAGCGGCGGAAGAAGACGACGACAGGTAG
- the fghA gene encoding S-formylglutathione hydrolase — translation MERIEHRACFGGWQDVYRHHSATLGCDMQFAVYLPPQAATQALPVLYWLSGLTCTEQNVITKAGAQRYAAEHGVILVAPDTSPRGDDVADAEGYDLGKGAGFYLNATEQPWAKHYRMHDYVVHELPALIEANFPASDARAISGHSMGGHGALVLALRNPGRYRSVSAFSPIVAPSQVPWGQKAFTAYLGDNPADWAQWDATALVADASERLPLLVDQGDADEFLQNQLQPERLQQACEAAGHPLTLRLQPGYDHSYYFIASFIGEHIAHHARALHA, via the coding sequence ATGGAACGCATCGAACACCGCGCCTGTTTCGGTGGCTGGCAGGACGTCTACCGCCACCACTCGGCCACCCTGGGCTGCGATATGCAGTTCGCCGTGTACCTGCCGCCGCAGGCGGCCACGCAGGCGCTGCCGGTGCTGTACTGGCTGAGCGGCCTGACCTGCACCGAACAGAACGTCATCACCAAGGCGGGTGCGCAGCGCTACGCCGCCGAGCACGGCGTGATCCTGGTGGCGCCGGATACCAGCCCGCGCGGCGATGACGTCGCCGATGCCGAAGGCTACGACCTGGGCAAGGGTGCCGGTTTCTATCTCAACGCCACCGAACAGCCGTGGGCGAAGCACTACCGCATGCACGACTACGTGGTGCACGAACTGCCGGCGCTGATCGAAGCGAACTTCCCGGCCAGCGATGCGCGTGCGATCAGCGGCCATTCGATGGGTGGGCATGGCGCGCTGGTGCTGGCGCTGCGCAACCCGGGCCGCTACCGCAGCGTGTCGGCGTTCTCGCCGATCGTCGCGCCCAGCCAGGTGCCGTGGGGCCAGAAGGCCTTCACCGCGTACCTGGGCGACAACCCGGCCGACTGGGCGCAGTGGGATGCCACCGCGCTGGTGGCCGATGCCAGCGAGCGCCTGCCGCTGCTGGTCGACCAGGGCGATGCGGATGAGTTCCTGCAGAACCAGCTGCAGCCCGAACGCCTGCAGCAGGCCTGCGAGGCCGCCGGCCACCCGCTGACCCTGCGCCTGCAGCCGGGCTATGACCACAGCTATTACTTCATCGCCAGCTTCATCGGCGAGCACATCGCCCACCACGCCCGCGCGCTGCACGCCTGA
- a CDS encoding YqcC family protein, with amino-acid sequence MGWLDALRRPRAEDPRAALVAPIEQALRALGWVEGEVGAPRAVDSPFGIDEMPFEHWLAQVFLPRLHEARADGHWPPRSDVAVAAWRNLDGQPGVEPLLQLLTRLDATINTGVR; translated from the coding sequence ATGGGCTGGCTGGATGCCCTGCGCCGGCCGCGTGCGGAAGATCCGCGCGCGGCCCTGGTCGCCCCGATCGAGCAGGCGCTGCGCGCGCTGGGCTGGGTCGAGGGCGAGGTTGGTGCGCCGCGTGCGGTGGATTCGCCGTTCGGCATCGATGAGATGCCGTTCGAGCACTGGCTGGCGCAGGTGTTCCTGCCGCGCCTGCACGAGGCGCGCGCCGATGGCCACTGGCCGCCGCGCAGCGACGTGGCGGTGGCGGCCTGGCGCAACCTGGACGGCCAGCCCGGCGTCGAACCACTGCTGCAGCTGCTGACCCGGCTGGATGCAACGATCAATACAGGCGTGCGCTGA